A single window of Electrophorus electricus isolate fEleEle1 chromosome 16, fEleEle1.pri, whole genome shotgun sequence DNA harbors:
- the mb gene encoding myoglobin isoform X2: MKPFSHSLQCFPSQCGKMTLISVHLFVEHPDTIKFFPKFANIPRGSLAGHPDVAAHGATVLKKVAELVKTKGNHTGILKTLATSHANQHKIPIINFKLLSECLCVVMKEKAGADAATQDALRRVLSCVTSEVDGFYKELGYAG, from the exons ATGAAgcctttctctcattccctgCAGTGCTTTCCCTCCCAGTGTGGCAAAATGACACTAATTTCCGttca tctgTTTGTCGAACATCCTGACACCATCAAGTTCTTCCCTAAGTTCGCGAATATCCCACGCGGTAGCCTGGCGGGGCATCCTGACGTAGCGGCCCACGGAGCCACTGTGCTGAAGAAGGTAGCCGAGCTGGTCAAAACCAAGGGGAACCACACCGGTATCCTCAAGACTCTCGCCACCAGCCACGCCAACCAGCACAAGATCCCCATTATCAACTTCAAG CTGCTCAGCGAGTGCCTGTGCGTTGTGATGAAAGAGAAGGCAGGAGCTGATGCTGCTACCCAGGATGCCCTCAGGAGAGTGCTCAGCTGTGTCACCAGCGAGGTTGATGGATTTTACAAGGAGTTGGGCTACGCTGGTTAG
- the pane1 gene encoding centromere protein M isoform X1 — protein sequence MALLTPYSKIPELNTATILLIENEERFQTKLADAIVQQEKDVNVNVRLARKLPLPLENGDSRPRVDLVVFVVSLRSERSLQAVESSLNYLASDYYLGKVCFVVTDARCGTLAQERMLRVRRLAASHHCPVLCAEHQTEEGIAMAAMRLLTILKVSAGLSPMATTALYLSSLTRCAAAPELDDD from the exons ATGGCGTTACTAACACCTTACAGCAAAATCCCTGAACTAAACACTGCTACGATTCTT TTGATTGAAAACGAAGAGCGGTTTCAGACCAAGCTTGCTGATGCCATAGTTCAACAGGAAAAAGACGTCAACGTGAACGT TCGGCTAGCTCGAAAACTCCCTCTTCCTTTGGAAAATGGCGACAGTCGTCCTCGTGTTGATCTTGTTGTGTTCGTTGTCAGCCTTCGGTCTGAACGCAG TCTGCAGGCAGTGGAGAGCTCGTTGAATTATCTGGCTTCGGATTACTACCTCGGGAAGGTGTGCTTTGTGGTTACGGATG cGCGTTGCGGCACTTTGGCACAGGAGCGCATGTTGAGGGTGAGGAGACTCGCTGCTTCTCACCACTGCCCCGTGCTTTGTGCAGAGCACCAG ACAGAGGAAGGCATCGCCATGGCAGCCATGAGGCTTCTCACCATTCTGAAAGTGTCAGCTGGTCTGTCTCCCATGGCAACCACAGCCCTTTACCTGTCCTCCCTGACCCGCTGCGCTGCTGCTCCTGAGCTCGACGATGACTGA
- the pane1 gene encoding centromere protein M isoform X2: MALLTPYSKIPELNTATILLIENEERFQTKLADAIVQQEKDVNVNVRLARKLPLPLENGDSRPRVDLVVFVVSLRSERSLQAVESSLNYLASDYYLGKVCFVVTDARCGTLAQERMLRTEEGIAMAAMRLLTILKVSAGLSPMATTALYLSSLTRCAAAPELDDD; this comes from the exons ATGGCGTTACTAACACCTTACAGCAAAATCCCTGAACTAAACACTGCTACGATTCTT TTGATTGAAAACGAAGAGCGGTTTCAGACCAAGCTTGCTGATGCCATAGTTCAACAGGAAAAAGACGTCAACGTGAACGT TCGGCTAGCTCGAAAACTCCCTCTTCCTTTGGAAAATGGCGACAGTCGTCCTCGTGTTGATCTTGTTGTGTTCGTTGTCAGCCTTCGGTCTGAACGCAG TCTGCAGGCAGTGGAGAGCTCGTTGAATTATCTGGCTTCGGATTACTACCTCGGGAAGGTGTGCTTTGTGGTTACGGATG cGCGTTGCGGCACTTTGGCACAGGAGCGCATGTTGAGG ACAGAGGAAGGCATCGCCATGGCAGCCATGAGGCTTCTCACCATTCTGAAAGTGTCAGCTGGTCTGTCTCCCATGGCAACCACAGCCCTTTACCTGTCCTCCCTGACCCGCTGCGCTGCTGCTCCTGAGCTCGACGATGACTGA
- the rab1aa gene encoding RAB1A, member RAS oncogene family a: MNPEYDYLFKLLLIGDSGVGKSCLLLRFADDMYTESYISTIGVDFKIRTIDLDGKTIKLQIWDTAGQERFRTITSSYYRGAHGIIVVYDVTDQETFTNVKQWLQEIDRYASKNVNKLLVGNKSDLTNKKVVNNKTAQDFADSLDIPFLEASAKNSINVEQAFMTMAAEIKKRMGPGDGTGGNDKSKVKIKSTPVKSSTRGCC; this comes from the exons ATGAATCCCGAATA TGACTATCTGTTTAAACTGCTGCTGATCGGAGACTCGGGGGTTGGCAAGTCTTGCCTTCTCCTCCGTTTTGCA GACGACATGTACACCGAAAGCTATATCAGCACGATCGGCGTGGACTTCAAAATCAGAACAATAGATCTGGATGGCAAGACCATCAAACTGCAGATT TGGGACACGGCAGGCCAGGAGCGCTTCCGTACCATCACCTCCAGCTACTACCGGGGAGCCCACGGAATCATCGTGGTTTATGACGTCACAGACCAG GAGACCTTTACCAACGTGAAGCAGTGGCTTCAGGAGATAGACCGTTACGCCAGCAAGAATGTGAACAAGCTCCTTGTGGGGAACAAGAGCGACCTGACCAACAAGAAGGTCGTGAACAACAAAACGGCACAG gatTTTGCAGACTCACTGGACATCCCGTTCCTCGAGGCGAGTGCTAAGAACTCCATAAACGTGGAGCAGGCCTTCATGACCATGGCAGCAGAGATCAAGAAGAGAATGGGTCCAGGTGACGGCACCGGAGGCAATGACAAATCCAAAGTCAAGATCAAGAGCACGCCAGTCAAAAGCTCCACCAGGGGGTGCTGCTGA
- the mb gene encoding myoglobin isoform X1, producing the protein MSDYDLILKCWPPVEADYTGYGGAVLGRLFVEHPDTIKFFPKFANIPRGSLAGHPDVAAHGATVLKKVAELVKTKGNHTGILKTLATSHANQHKIPIINFKLLSECLCVVMKEKAGADAATQDALRRVLSCVTSEVDGFYKELGYAG; encoded by the exons ATGTCTGACTACGACCTGATTCTGAAGTGCTGGCCACCCGTGGAAGCCGACTACACTGGTTACGGAGGAGCAGTTCTGGGCCG tctgTTTGTCGAACATCCTGACACCATCAAGTTCTTCCCTAAGTTCGCGAATATCCCACGCGGTAGCCTGGCGGGGCATCCTGACGTAGCGGCCCACGGAGCCACTGTGCTGAAGAAGGTAGCCGAGCTGGTCAAAACCAAGGGGAACCACACCGGTATCCTCAAGACTCTCGCCACCAGCCACGCCAACCAGCACAAGATCCCCATTATCAACTTCAAG CTGCTCAGCGAGTGCCTGTGCGTTGTGATGAAAGAGAAGGCAGGAGCTGATGCTGCTACCCAGGATGCCCTCAGGAGAGTGCTCAGCTGTGTCACCAGCGAGGTTGATGGATTTTACAAGGAGTTGGGCTACGCTGGTTAG
- the pane1 gene encoding centromere protein M isoform X3, protein MALLTPYSKIPELNTATILLIENEERFQTKLADAIVQQEKDVNVNVLQAVESSLNYLASDYYLGKVCFVVTDARCGTLAQERMLRVRRLAASHHCPVLCAEHQTEEGIAMAAMRLLTILKVSAGLSPMATTALYLSSLTRCAAAPELDDD, encoded by the exons ATGGCGTTACTAACACCTTACAGCAAAATCCCTGAACTAAACACTGCTACGATTCTT TTGATTGAAAACGAAGAGCGGTTTCAGACCAAGCTTGCTGATGCCATAGTTCAACAGGAAAAAGACGTCAACGTGAACGT TCTGCAGGCAGTGGAGAGCTCGTTGAATTATCTGGCTTCGGATTACTACCTCGGGAAGGTGTGCTTTGTGGTTACGGATG cGCGTTGCGGCACTTTGGCACAGGAGCGCATGTTGAGGGTGAGGAGACTCGCTGCTTCTCACCACTGCCCCGTGCTTTGTGCAGAGCACCAG ACAGAGGAAGGCATCGCCATGGCAGCCATGAGGCTTCTCACCATTCTGAAAGTGTCAGCTGGTCTGTCTCCCATGGCAACCACAGCCCTTTACCTGTCCTCCCTGACCCGCTGCGCTGCTGCTCCTGAGCTCGACGATGACTGA